A window from Argonema galeatum A003/A1 encodes these proteins:
- the psaM gene encoding photosystem I reaction center subunit XII: MSLSDTQVFVALVVALIPGILAFRLATELYK, from the coding sequence ATGTCTTTATCCGATACCCAAGTTTTCGTGGCCCTCGTTGTGGCACTGATTCCAGGCATTCTGGCTTTCCGTCTTGCAACGGAACTGTATAAGTAA